GCGAGATCGAAGATGCGACGGTCCGATCCGCCCGCACCCGCCAGCATCAGTCCGACGGGCACGTCGCCTTCGCGATGCGCCGGCAGCGAGATGGCGCAGCCGTCGATCATGTTGATCAGGGTGCAATTGCGCAAGGAGCGCAGGTTCGCGGTGGCGAACGCCTTGTCGTCGGCGAGATCGGCGATCTTCGGCGGCGTATTGGCGGTGGTCGGGAGCACCAGCGCATCATAGGGCGCAATGCGCGCATTGACGCGCGCGATCAGCGAGCGGCGCTCGTTGAGAAGATCGATGTAATCGGCCGCGCTCTGCACCTCGCCGCGCATGATGCGCACGAAGACACGGGGATCATAGACATCGCCCTTGGACGTGATGAGATATCGGTGCCAGGCGAAGCTTTCGGCCGCGGCAAAGCCGCCCTTGGCGTTCATCGGGCCAATATCGTGGAACTCAGCCATCTCGATCCGCTCGATGGTGGCGCCATGATCGACGAGTGCCTTCAGCGCACGCTCGAATGTCTCGGCCACCGGCGAGTCCAGATCGTCAAGCGCGATCGTGGTCGGCACGGCCAGCCGCATGCCCGTCACGGGACGCGGCTTCAACGCAACGAGAGGCTCATTGGCCAGTACCGCATCGAGTACGGCACAGCAACTGACCGATCGTGCCAGCGGTCCGATGCTGTCGAGCGAGAACGACAGCGGCACCGAGCCGTCGAGCGGCACGCGACGCTGCGTCGGCTTGTAACCGACGATGCCGTTATAGGCGGCGGGAATCCGGCAGGAGCCGCCGGTGTCGGTGCCAAGCGCGCCATGTGCCATGCCGTCCAGCACGGAAACCGCTGCACCCGAGGACGAGCCGCCGGGCACGTGGCCTTCAGCCCGGTTCCAGGCGCCTTTCGGCGTGCCATAGTGCGGATTGATACCGATACCGGAATAGGCGAACTCGGTCATGTTGGTCCGGCCGATCAGGACGAAGCCGGCCTGGCGCAGCCGCGCAACCGCCGCCGCATCGTGTTCGGCCGGATCGGAATCATCGAGCGCGCGAGAGCCGGCGCGCGTCGTCTGGCCTTTGATGTCGAAGAGATCCTTGATCGAGATCGGGATACCGGCATAGCGCGACGGCACGGCCTTGACCTTGCGTAAGGTATCCATCGCATCCGCGGTCGCGAGCGCCGCGTTCTTGTCGACATGGATGAAGGTGCGCTGACCTTCGCCGGCTGGATCGGCGATCCTGGCGATACACGCCTCGACCAGCTTGCGGGAGGTCGTGCGGCCGCTTTCGAGGTCTTCGGCAAGCTTTGCCAGTGTCGGGAAATTGGGCATGTCTGTCTCACGGAATATTGGCGCGCGCAATCTATCGCGCCGGCTCAGTTCGACACAAGCATTGTGCGCATGATGGCATGCGCGCGCGTTGCTGGACCGTTGACGCGCCATAGTCAATTGTCGCATCAAGATCGAAACAGGCAGGCGCCAAGCCTGTATCCGGGAGGACTTGCCGACATGGCCGAACCGCAGCGTGCGCGACCGAAACCGACGCCGGAAACCCAGCATTTCTGGGACGGCACGAAAGCGGGCGAGCTGCGCCTGCAGCGCTGCGACGCCTGCGCGCATGTCTACTTTCCGCCGCGCCCGTTCTGCCCGTCCTGCGCCTCGCGCACG
The DNA window shown above is from Bradyrhizobium sp. CB1650 and carries:
- a CDS encoding amidase, with amino-acid sequence MPNFPTLAKLAEDLESGRTTSRKLVEACIARIADPAGEGQRTFIHVDKNAALATADAMDTLRKVKAVPSRYAGIPISIKDLFDIKGQTTRAGSRALDDSDPAEHDAAAVARLRQAGFVLIGRTNMTEFAYSGIGINPHYGTPKGAWNRAEGHVPGGSSSGAAVSVLDGMAHGALGTDTGGSCRIPAAYNGIVGYKPTQRRVPLDGSVPLSFSLDSIGPLARSVSCCAVLDAVLANEPLVALKPRPVTGMRLAVPTTIALDDLDSPVAETFERALKALVDHGATIERIEMAEFHDIGPMNAKGGFAAAESFAWHRYLITSKGDVYDPRVFVRIMRGEVQSAADYIDLLNERRSLIARVNARIAPYDALVLPTTANTPPKIADLADDKAFATANLRSLRNCTLINMIDGCAISLPAHREGDVPVGLMLAGAGGSDRRIFDLAAGMEAVIRV